In Rhodamnia argentea isolate NSW1041297 chromosome 5, ASM2092103v1, whole genome shotgun sequence, the DNA window agaaaaacgttaTGACAGTCAAAACGAGTATTTgcatgaaagttatgacacccATACTGTTCTTGGGGCCTAAGGAGGTTTAGCTTTGGATGCCGAACTAAAGCAGGGAATTGTTTTTCTTGGTGGATCTCGGCAGGCTATCCTGTGAGGCCAAAAaagggataatcccctcaaacTCGACTGGTATTCATCATGTTTAAGGTAGTCAACCTATCATATCCTCTGCGGACTAAATTTTACTGCTGGAAGAGTCTTATTACTAGTAATTCCTACAACCAAGAATTGGAAATTACAAATTGTATACCTGCTATCAACCGAAGAACTTTAGCCTTTGAAAATTCCTTATCCGTGAGTCCGCAGCAATcatactcaattttttttcccagctaatatttaggtaacaatcatgattattttgttcaatttcactCTTCGTTAGGTAAGTTGAAAAGGTGGAAGACTGTCCTCTTATGGAACTTCCTCACTTAACGTCAATGCTGGCTTTTAAAATTCGATCACTAGAGAGCATCattgttttaggaaaaaaaaagtgatggaaAATCCTACGAGAATACAGATGAATTGACAAAGGTTGTAAATGGTCATCAATTGATTTTGGACAAGAAAGTAAACGACGAGAAATTTAAAGGGAGGCAATTGGGACCAGCCATGTAAATgcaggaaaaagataaaaagcgGGAAAATAAAGAcagccattaaaaaaaaaagaaaaaaacattgaGTTCTATACTTAATTAAAGGGATTCTACAAATGAATATGCTTGTGATATTTATAGCTATCTATAAACTGTTCAAGCTTATATTGTTGTGTCTCTGCCTTCTTACGATGGGTTTGGCCCATCGAGAATATCAGGTCTAGCTTATGACGAATTAGTAAAACTAATTACTCGAGATCATGCTTTTAGTTATATTAGTACAACAATGCTCTGAATCTTCCATCAGATTCTAATATTTAGTAGAGTAATTTAGATAGGGAATTACACAAGTTGCCTTATTTgtcaatgattttttcaaatctaACTTGAAATCATtagattttctctttccttaacAAATGAAGGAAGTCGTAAGATTTTGAATCGTATTGGCCTTGCAAGCTGCCTAAAGCGGCAAATCCAAGGTTCATCTCAATCGATGAACTCTGGTACTCAACTCCAGCTGAAAAATTGAGGCTTTTAACACAAGATCGTCTCCATGCTCGCGGCAGGCAGAGCAGAGCACCACATGCTCGTTCGGATATCTCCTCGTCTTCACTTCACTGGTCGCAAGTTGTTCGGATATCTCCTCGTCTTCACTTCATTCTGCCCAATGCATATTTTCAAACAGCCAGTACGAATTTCAGTGATTGCTTCGGAGACTGTACAGAGGTTGTAGGACTACCAGAGGAAGCTGGTGACTAGAGCAGAgcatgaaattatcatcttaaAGAGATGGGATCAAATCAGTataaagaatcactccatcacCGAACTTTCCCAGATAACAGAGTTGGTGCAGgacattctttctttccttttctaacCACCTCAAGGGCGAAGGAAATTACTTGAAGTATTATACTAAAATCTCTGTTACTGACCAACTCTGCATACTGGCGTGAGATAAGGATTGCTTATGACCTTTTGTTTTATCGAACCCATGTTGCGGATGAGTTCGATTTATACATCGTCGAACAAAGACGCAAATATGCAAAGAGATTTGAAATTAGGCACACATGTACCCGAAATATGCAATGTGCCCTGTGTAATGTTCGCTGCTCGCCAGAGAGCATCAGGAaatgcatcaccattcaattagttgcagcagaaaggtttgctttctttgatctgattaacTAAACAAAACGTAGCaaaccataacttttttttttttttgtaggcataccaaagtttacgcctaaTTCTTGACATTCCTTCTGAAAAGGGAGACTCTGAGGTCATGACCCGTCCGAACATTTAAGAGTTGCGGCTTGCATGCTTCCATTGATGCACCCCTCAAGAAAACAGCCTGGGATAGTCTGCGGAGTTGATTTTCAATCAGCAAATGATCTACGAGTAAGTACACCAAAGGTATGATAACTAAGATTCACAGACCTTCCGAATCTTGTCACTGAAGATTTGCTCCTTCATCAGTTTGGACAGTCTGTTAGTTGATCGAAATTGCATCAAGAATAACGTCGGAGGTACGGAGACTGAAATCGATAGAATTAATTCACAAAGTGATGTGCAAAGTAGCTAATGAactttttctcaacaaaatggtGGGTTCTGGGCCGGCTATGCCGTCAGGCCAAACACCCCCCCTAGTCGTTATAGACAGTTagggcaaaagaaaagattattcaCTCAAACTCAACAGGTCCAATCCATCATGTTTAAGCTAGTCAATCTTTATTTCCTTTGTCGAGTCCAGATTAGTATTTAACTTAAATTCCTGTAACTAAGAATTGAAAGTTAAACATTGGGTACCTGCTGCAAACTAAACATCTTTAGCCTTTAAAAATTCCTTAGTCGTGAGCCCTGCATTTTTAAGGCGATTGAATATAAGTTTGTACAGCTAATATTTAggtaaaatgattattttgtcCTTGATTATTTCCGTAAATGATCATTCTGTTTATGGATCTTCCACCGTCATTGTCAATGCTGGCCTTTAATTTTCATCCTCGATTATTTCCGTAAATGATCAATAGAGTTTGATCATCTAAATCTACTTGTGTATCGGTCACTAGAGACCAACACCTATTAGAAAATTGAAGCCTGCGATGTCAGCATATCTCGTTGAGTTGTCATTGAGAAGGACTTGACTACATCTGATTCAAAtcgtttatgatttaattgcactttttcaaattttagagcttgattgcacattaagctatcggtaagaattttttttacgcaatttcctaaaataaaaaagaaaagaaaagaagagagtggATATCGAACGATAAGAGagttcaaggaaaaagaaaccaaatgagATGCTCAGGTGGGCTCTGAGTAGTTATGCTGACGTGGCAAATGATAGAGGATTTGCTTATTTGGCACATTAATGGTTATCAATTAGAAATCGGTTATCATTTTAAAAGTCATTTATGCCtaatttcattaaattattAGCTAATGCGAACTACCATTTTTCGAGAAGGTCTATTGTCAATGAGAAAGAGGGAAATTGGAAATAGAATCACTTACCTCTAACTGTGCCTCGGTAACTTCCAGATCTCTACACCACTTGTAACATCTGCCCATCCCTTCATCAGTGACTAGACAAGtttaaaaagattcaaaaaagaaaaaaaaatagaaatggtgCTTCAGATGTCGGGCAATTTGAAAGCAAGGGCAAGCgaccataataataataataacattgAGAATATCATTAATTggatctcaccaattttatgtgcattttttttttatgctgataacttttgtatggctgtATTGAGATCACCATCCCAGTTCTCATCCCATGTGTATCTGAGCAGTCTCGCAACTCGTAGTTGTGGCGTGCTTAGCGTACCATTGGAAAAGGtcttcattttggggcactcttccactaTAATACATAacaaggatggaaacctcaagatgcaacttgtggtggaggagaagcattccAGTTTTTGCAGATCTTGGAGTGTCAACGATACTAGCAtcccaaaagaaatcacttttccttctccgttttcatcatttgcaactacttctctcattctttcacatcctgTTATAGTCATGTCCGTAAGATGCACCAAATTTGCGACCGCTGAAAAGGTCACTAGATGTACCAATCCGGAAGAACTCTTCACCACTAACTTcgtcaaattccgaaaggaTGTCACAActggaaataatgttgtcaaaccGGGACAGTCGTAAACCTCAAATTTGTTGATGCTTTGAAGCACTTTTGTGATTAAACAGTCTTCTTTCCATACTCTCTTTAGGTTGTGTAGCTTGTTCAACTTAAGTTCTTTTAAGTTTTCAAGCACCGGATGTTTTTCCTCATCCACAAGTCCTCCATCGGGGAATATATCTTCAAAGGAACTACAAAAAACCTCAAGGCTTTTTAAATTGGGAAATATCTGGAGGAGGAAGTTGGAAGGAAAACCCGCCCTTTCATCATGAAAGCATGCCAATGTTAGCGCTTCTCGCTTGtcaatgtcataaaaaaaaatttcgttctgTATCCTCTGAATATCTTTATCGACTAATAAATGTCTCTCTAAGGTGGGAATGTCCTGCAAATTGTAAATATAATGAGAGCAAGTAAGTTCAACAATGTTCGACAAAATAAATCATTGCACCGTAAGGCATATTAAGTCGGTTTATTCCCATGGAACGTGGCCTTTTCCGTACAATTCATTAATCTCTAGAGCCTGCATAAAAGTATCAAGCTTCTAAAGTCGTCATACATATACAAACTGTAACCAAATGCTCGTATAATTAGATAGAAAGGGAAACAACATCCAAATCCATTTCACCCAGAAAACATCAATAGAAAGATAGTCATCCTGCCGttatttgaaaagaaattgCTAAATGTGTGTGCCcgctttgcaatttagtccgtAGGAAATTCAGATCTAATCCATATAAAAACCTTTGAGGTCAGTACGGTTAGTTCAAGAACCATCCCGACCAAATTCATCCTTTATTAGGAATGTCTTATCTTGTCAACAAGGATTTGCGGTTCCTTTGAATTTCGGGTGATCGAGATGCGCTGATAGTGCCACTAAAACATTTTAGGTGCCCACGAATGAAAAGTGTGTATGAGAGCACATAAGACATGGtgggtgaattaaagaataaagaagaaacagaggaaGAGCAGTTTTAATAATACCTTCTGAGCCGGAAAGGACAACATATTCATTTTTTCGCAATGGGTCACTCGCAATTCCTTCAAGAATGGCCAGTTCAAAGTGAGCAAGTTAGGGCGGAAGCTCTTGAGTTGTGGCATATCATGTAACACCGGAGAAGTCAATACTGGGAAAAGAAATTGAGCAGCAATAGAGTGTGGACTATCATCTCCACTCGCACTCCGGACTATTTCCTCGAGCCCACAAGACTCCACTCGAAGTTCCTCAAGTTGGGTCagacttgtagccacccaatgtggaaacaaaatttcaagGTTCTTACAGTTCTGAGCCTTCACTTTCTGCAAGTATTTTAAAGTGAAAGTTCCTTGAGGGCCCCAGgtccatattttgcttaatttgtCCATGTGGGAGAGAACTATTTCCTCAAGCTGaggaaattgtacctgccatattgaagaaaaaaaaatgacgcaGTGAATATGATTACACCGACTTATGATCTCAAAGACGAAATTAACAAACTACCCTAGCTCTCACAAACCATGAGAATTCTACAGCTTGTTAGTTACACATAGAGGGAGGGTCGTAGATGCTTTCTATTTACAAATAAcagaaaaaacaataattagGCAAAAGAATCTGTAAGAAAAAAGgccccaaaaaagggaaaaagtgtaGTGACTCGATCAGCTGGTACGTGTTAATTGCCTTTTGAAGCAATGATGCATATCACAACAAACTCCGTAAAGAAATTAGCTTGTTCATTAATtcaatgaaaacaaatttgaaaattgctttCAGTTCTGCAAGACGGCAACCTCTCTTAATTTCTATCGaatgaattttgcaattctttgaaatttagaaatgtATCTGGTTTCAATTTATAGTCAATGGTACATGGAACATTGACTTTTAATTGGCTTACCCGAAATTTATTACTGGCAATGCTTTCTCCGTCCAAATTTTTGACAGTTCCTATAACAACTTCTTGGATTCTCCAATTCACCGATCACACATAAATGCACTGTTTAACTTCAATGTGCGCGcatatacaaatatatatatcccCTATTTTCAATAATGCAACAAAGTATATGGTaagaattcttggatttatttccttcaagttgaagatgcaattCATTTTCAGTTTACCTTCTTGGAGAAAACTAATTCTTCATTTGTGATTCATTGATTTATAATTGGTAACCAATTACTGAAGTCGGTATAcaattatgaagttttagttGGTGCTGacactttcttgttttttttttttttttttgtgtgggggggtggaaggaggagggaggaagTTGGTGTCGATACTTAACTACAATATCTTAAAGCCTGCAATACGTAACCAACTTCTTATCCTTAACTTCGCCATGTGACGAGGATTTTGGAGTTTTATTTGGGTGTGTGGAGGCAAAGCTAAAACGAAAACAAAGTGGATGTTGCATTTGCACTGGaactgaaattgtttgtttcatgTGACGAGTGCAACGCGCGCCATTCTATTTCCAAATTCCAGTTTCTGGTTCCATCCATACTTCGATTTGACAAGATAATTAACCAAAACACCAAAAGCATTGGGTTAAGACAGAGAACGCTAACCTGTGGAGTGAAGAGGGAAGGGGTATCCTGATCAACCTGCATCCAAGAATGCCAAGTCAAACTTCTCAGCTTGGGGCAGTGGGCAATAGTTAGCACTTCCAGGTTGGGACATTCCAGCGTATGATTCTTTCCCGAGAGGAAACTAGTCAAATTGGGCAAGCATTCCAGCTTCATCATATTGAGCATCGGGAATGTGATCTTCTCCACCACGCTTACCTGCCCTTCTTCCTCGGCGATCACTTCTTCCATTTCaccacactcctttatttcAATCTTGCATAGATTTGCAAGGCATCGagccatcgatggagtgaaagcataTCTCAAGTTGCTGCAATTATAAAGGGTCAGAGAAAATAGAGAACTGAAGCGCAACGTTCCTTGAAGATCTTTGTTCCATAGTTGCCTCAACTTCGGTAGATTGACCAAGCCCAAATCTTGTAGCTGAGGCAGCACCCGAGTGATTTCCACAGGCTTAAGCCCTTCAAGATCGAATATTTCTTCCAAAGACTCGCAATCGCACACATGCAACCTTGTCATTTTCTCtaaaacaagcatcaatttgGATGGAATAGCATTAACAAATGATGGACAATTATTCACCGCCAGTCTTTCTAATTGCCAGGATGACTTGATGGGATTAAGTTCGCTATGCCATTTTCCAATCAGCTCAGGGAACTCAGACAGCCACATAAACTTTACTCTAGTAATCGTAGCCTGTTAGAAAATGCATCAATAAAGGTAAACTTGTAGTTAGCAAAAAGTAATTACTCTATAGGTTATTAAGATTAtccaattgcacaaaatttgatAATTGATGCATACCATTTCgtcaaacatattttggatggtggtgttgaggttttccttccaaaaccacACTTCATGTTGAGGTTTTGGATCTGCTTGTGTTTCTACTTGTATTCTCTCCAGCTTTGGCGCAACTATTGGTCCCTTAGAGAAGGACTGCATGTTGGGACATCCACTAActatgacatcttccaagagagggAACACCAAAGTAAGTTCACTTGAGCTAAAACAACTCAACCTTGTCAACCCATCAAGTTGTACATGCTTCAACTGATTGAAAGTCGCTGCATACCCCTCCTTACCCCCATCGTCACTAATAACTTCTTTCAACATTTTACAATTTCTTATCCTCAACTCTGTGAGTTCTGCCAAGTTTTTAGCCATGGTCGGTGTGAACATACTTGATAGACCATCACAATGTGACACATCTAGAGTCTTTAGGTGTTGAAAGTATTTTGAAAAGTGTGATATTGCATGTAACGATAACCCATCACAATATGACACATTTAGGATCTTCAGATGTTGAAAGTATCTTGATGAGGGTAATAGCTCATGACTCGGGCCTTCTATGGCTTCCACAATTCTGCTCAGCTTCTCTAGATGAGATTCACATAGAACGAGCTTTTCCAAGTTGGTTAACCTTTGAATAAAAAGACACATGGATATTGCATATTCCTCCGAGAGATGACGAAGCTCAAGAACCCTAAGTGTGCAGAAGAATTCTTCACCATGAAAATccccatgccatatctccatccGTCTAGATAAATCCAATCTTAGCTCTTGTAGATTTGGGAATGCACCCTGAGAATATAGTcaaatcagagtttgaagtcAGCTTAGTTAAATGAGTAATCATGTGTTATGGTATAAGTCCTGCACATCACGAACAATGTCTACATTTTTAAATATGTTGAGTCCTGAAAGAAAATGTGCCCTCATGCAATACACTATcgttgattttttatatttgacttGTATCCGTATTTGAACCTAATTAGATCTGTACATTCCCATTTCTATAAGAAACATCCGTTGTGAAAATAACGTCTCGATCAATTATaatcacaattacaataaattcagATATCAATGCAAACGAAAATGTCACATCTTTCCCTTTTTAGCACAACATCAGTCATCTTAATAGGGCACAAATTATAAAACACTCTTGCGCCTGGTAAGATCAAACcgcatgccacgtgtttcaatcTTTATGGTACTTAAGAGACTAAACTATCGGAATTAGCCAAAACCATTTTTTAAGGGGGATAACGGCTATGCATTTTGTCAATACTTGAAGAACATATGATGTTTCCATGTTATACTATTCCTGTAGATTCAAAGAGAGTCATATAGTTTACATCTCCGTATGTGGAATTACTTGTATGATTTGCTTGGTTGTGACCATAATCTTCACTTCAAATATTCACAATTGAAGCAAAACAAATAATCGTAAGTCGTACCTTTTCCAACAAGAAGAGAGGCTGTTTCTGTAGTGGCATCTCGTTCTCAATTTGGGAAGCAAGTATCTCCACTTTGTTACAGCCATACACCTCCAAAGTCTTCAATGCTGGCCAACCTAAAGCATGTGTTCCCATGCAGATGCACTTCAACTCTGTCAGATGCTCGAGCTTGAGGGAGGTTAACTTTGGGAAGATAACCCCAAGAACTAGTCCTTCCATCCCGATGAGTTCTGTAATGCCACATGCATTGATCTCCAACTCCTCAAGTTGGATAAGATCTGTCGCTACTAAGGCTGGAAATAGAGAGGTGAGGCTCTTGCAATTGGAAATAGTAACAGAATGGAGACACTGGAATTTGACTTGATGGTGgagttccttatcccatacacaCTTCAACCGTGGTAATTCATGTAACACCAGCTCTTTTAATTGGGAACGAGCACCAGGATTCCCATCTAGAGGATTCAGTGACTGAAGTttaaaaacaacttcaagcgaaTCACAATAAGATACATTCAAGCTTTCCAGGCTCCAAAGCCGTCCAACAATGCAAGAAGGAACAATGTTCACTAGCTTATTGCATGCGAACACATCAAGTGACTTTATACTGTGGAAAGAATCCGTAGCAGCTCGATTGTCCCATATCGTTTCAATATTATCCATGCCGTAGATCTCTAATGTCTCCAAGCGAGGAAATGCAACCTGTGGTATTCACTCACAAGATTGGTGATTCAGTTAAATTACAAATTCATGAGCTTGCAAGATGCTAATATATATGAGTTGCCAAGGGGAGAGGGCGAATTATTAAGTTGcattaaaggaaagaaaaaaagagaaaaaaaaattaagcacatGGAGAAGTCAAACTACATGTAATAAAACAAACGCTATTAATGTGAGTCAAGCATATATTTTTTACAGTGGGCAAGATGGTAATTTGGATATGCCCATATTTTGTATTGGACACACACCACACGAAAACGAAAAGAGCGGCTTTTCTGTATATGTTTTGACATATAAATGCAgtaagaaatatttgaaaacaaaaaggacgatATTCCTCAACCTTGGCATATACTTGAATCAAATTATCGAAGATAGTCATAAATCTCTCATCATAGGTGGTTAAAAATATCTAAGAAAATCGAcgtattaatccaattttacAGCCTATTTGGCTGAATAACAATGTTATTTGTGAACGTTAATTCAGAGTGAACCCACTTGTTCATGCTTGCAGTGCCAAGCCAGCCGT includes these proteins:
- the LOC115733773 gene encoding uncharacterized protein LOC115733773; protein product: MDNIETIWDNRAATDSFHSIKSLDVFACNKLVNIVPSCIVGRLWSLESLNVSYCDSLEVVFKLQSLNPLDGNPGARSQLKELVLHELPRLKCVWDKELHHQVKFQCLHSVTISNCKSLTSLFPALVATDLIQLEELEINACGITELIGMEGLVLGVIFPKLTSLKLEHLTELKCICMGTHALGWPALKTLEVYGCNKVEILASQIENEMPLQKQPLFLLEKGAFPNLQELRLDLSRRMEIWHGDFHGEEFFCTLRVLELRHLSEEYAISMCLFIQRLTNLEKLVLCESHLEKLSRIVEAIEGPSHELLPSSRYFQHLKILNVSYCDGLSLHAISHFSKYFQHLKTLDVSHCDGLSSMFTPTMAKNLAELTELRIRNCKMLKEVISDDGGKEGYAATFNQLKHVQLDGLTRLSCFSSSELTLVFPLLEDVIVSGCPNMQSFSKGPIVAPKLERIQVETQADPKPQHEVWFWKENLNTTIQNMFDEMATITRVKFMWLSEFPELIGKWHSELNPIKSSWQLERLAVNNCPSFVNAIPSKLMLVLEKMTRLHVCDCESLEEIFDLEGLKPVEITRVLPQLQDLGLVNLPKLRQLWNKDLQGTLRFSSLFSLTLYNCSNLRYAFTPSMARCLANLCKIEIKECGEMEEVIAEEEGQVSVVEKITFPMLNMMKLECLPNLTSFLSGKNHTLECPNLEVLTIAHCPKLRSLTWHSWMQVDQDTPSLFTPQVQFPQLEEIVLSHMDKLSKIWTWGPQGTFTLKYLQKVKAQNCKNLEILFPHWVATSLTQLEELRVESCGLEEIVRSASGDDSPHSIAAQFLFPVLTSPVLHDMPQLKSFRPNLLTLNWPFLKELRVTHCEKMNMLSFPAQKNK